CGAGCCAGGCAAGGTGATTTCCTGCCCTAGGCCTAACCCAGAGTGGATGATGACGGAGTTTTTACTGGTGTATTGGCATCCTTCAACGTCCAAGCCTCCAATTTTGTAGGTTTTGGGGTTGTCATAGTCGATTTGGGCTACAAGCCCAAGATAGCCGACCAGGCAAAAGAGGATGGAAAGCGCGGTTTTTTTCATAGGGACTTCAATTGTTCGCTGATCATGCCAAATCTTCTTTCCCGATTTTGAAAATTGTGAATAGCCTCAAAGAGGTCTTCACGGGTAAAATCGGGCCAGAATTTTTGTGTGATGTAAATCTCGGCATAAGCCAGCTCCCACAGAAGGAAATTAGAAATGCGGAATTCGCCTGAAGTGCGGATCATCAACTCTGGATCAGGCAAAAAGAATGTGGTCATTTCGCTGCGTAAATCGGCCTCGGTGATGGTCCCCGGCTCAATTTCGCCTGCCTTGACTTTTTGGGCAACCTTGTTCACTGCGGCCAAAATGTCATTGCGTCCGCCATAACTCAGGGCTAGTGTCAGCACAAGTCCTGTGTTGTTGGCGGTGCGTTCCATCGCCTGGTTGAGCTCCCGTTGGGCGCGTTTGGGCAGATCCTCGATGTTTCCGATGGCCCGCAAGCGCACGTTGTTCTGGGTGAGTGTCGGGACTTCCTTGCCGATCGTGCTGATCAACAACTCCATCAATGCACGCACTTCCAACTTCGGGCGTTTCCAGTTTTCGGTCGAGAAGGTAAACAGGGTGATGTAGCCCATGCCGAGCTCGACGCCTGCCTCCAAAACTTCGCGCACAGCACGTAAAGCCTGCCTGTGACCAAAGATGCGCACATTGCCTTTTTGCTTCGCCCACCTGCCGTTGCCATCCATTATGATCGCAACATGGCGGGGAAGCGCTCCTAGATCAATATGCGCCTTTTTACTTTCCATTCAAAAAAACAGAGGGCAAACTTACGAAAATCTTCCACATTTCGCAGGGTAAATCAGATTGCCCTGCTGTAGTAACCAGCCTTGAATTCATCGCCAATACCATGTAAATGAACGATTTTACGGATTAACCGAATTTTGCTTCTGGTTGCCAAAAAAACCAAAAAGCGTATTGGCACATTTCCAATACGCTTTTTGTATGATGATATTGTAATTGCTTAGCGGAACTTAGGACAGACGGCCCAGTCGAGGATATACGTTGCAGAAACCATCGAAAGCACATACCAGTCTTTCTGCGTGTTGTCGCCACGGATACCGTTCCAGAACTCACCACCTTGTGGATAGATGCTGCGGTCGATACGGTCACTCAAGAGAGCGGCGATTTCGCCTTGCTCGGAGCGCAGTTGGTCAACGTTTACATAATAACCACTGACGTCGTCAATATAGTCGGTGAATGTTTTGCGAAGGCCAAGCTCGGCATTCAAGTCAATCTTGTCAGTCAACTTATAGCGGATACCGACACCAAAAGGGATGCTTACACTGACCAAGTTATAGGGTTCAGGAGTCGGCGAATTGGCGGCATCGGCATAAATCTGTCCTTGGTGGGGATTAACCATGAACTGTCCTTCAGTGCCAAGTGGTTGCAGATCATACCACTCATTACCCAATTTTGCTTGAGGATTGAAGGCAAACACACCGACACCACCAAAGATATAAGGTGTGTACTGTGTCCTGTAACGGAACTTACGGTCGTTGGCGAAGAACTCCCATACCAAGGTCACCGAAGCTTCGGTGATGGGGGAGCGGAAACTCAAGTTGCGGCGCAGACGTGGAATATCACGTGCAGCCTTGGCGTCAGAAGCCTTCATCCAGCCCTGAGCAAGCATCAACTTCACAGACATGTGAGGGTGAAACTTGTATCCGCCGATGAAGCCGAGACCGGGTTTTGTGAACTTTAGTGCGAAGTTATCGTCAAGGTCTCCTTTGTAGTTGGTGGCTCCCACTCCAACACCTACATAAAAGTACCTTGTCCTCAACTGGGCAGTGGCCGTGGAAAACACCACGCAAAGTGCAGCCAACGTCAGTAAGTACTTAACAGATTTCATAGTAAGCAGCATTTTACTTTTAAAAATTATCAGGCAAACCGTCAAGAAGCTAAGAAGCTAGAAACAAATATAGTCAATCAACCGAAAAAGAAAAACTTATTCACACTTTTTTAAGACCCCGTACAGGCTCTTTTCCAAG
This portion of the Bacteroidota bacterium genome encodes:
- a CDS encoding isoprenyl transferase, with amino-acid sequence MESKKAHIDLGALPRHVAIIMDGNGRWAKQKGNVRIFGHRQALRAVREVLEAGVELGMGYITLFTFSTENWKRPKLEVRALMELLISTIGKEVPTLTQNNVRLRAIGNIEDLPKRAQRELNQAMERTANNTGLVLTLALSYGGRNDILAAVNKVAQKVKAGEIEPGTITEADLRSEMTTFFLPDPELMIRTSGEFRISNFLLWELAYAEIYITQKFWPDFTREDLFEAIHNFQNRERRFGMISEQLKSL
- a CDS encoding outer membrane beta-barrel protein codes for the protein MKSVKYLLTLAALCVVFSTATAQLRTRYFYVGVGVGATNYKGDLDDNFALKFTKPGLGFIGGYKFHPHMSVKLMLAQGWMKASDAKAARDIPRLRRNLSFRSPITEASVTLVWEFFANDRKFRYRTQYTPYIFGGVGVFAFNPQAKLGNEWYDLQPLGTEGQFMVNPHQGQIYADAANSPTPEPYNLVSVSIPFGVGIRYKLTDKIDLNAELGLRKTFTDYIDDVSGYYVNVDQLRSEQGEIAALLSDRIDRSIYPQGGEFWNGIRGDNTQKDWYVLSMVSATYILDWAVCPKFR